In one Pseudomonas tensinigenes genomic region, the following are encoded:
- a CDS encoding membrane-targeted effector domain-containing toxin — protein sequence MNTPERRLLPNAADKASLRAIATSLVQACPSLLEAAREIALQLLIDKGLPGLDPDRVYFHRFRAAQSSNLTFTGWEHLLEKPYESLTLTQLVIQRFRATDQDNADLLGLYCGFYADGPQADNFNQDNEIRLLGSDVLQAFWNIDFSSRYTRQLTTYWQTSSHHFRTLAKCNFLSLAVQALQQGHLDGTDFQRVIDSVIGSVTWPVTLQMLQASHPVGAHVRALDLDGHVATHALRFVEDSGRQTLYLPGEVQPFRLMEDQADLHWWMLEQMNTEDKRKIFMNRFSLADRNRMGEKLNDLMTRLVSTWGHSDHRMINHSNVTISGDAFTWLSDSTRNAMFAEADMALTSNSDLRKKLWMGYLSAGLRVFGPMATVGWPLALPVIGAGIANMGLNIDLAVNGRTAVERKAGTLGAVLNGIEVLFNVPFLIGTGAHLEVGPQVEFAEAEEMAGLIEFTSGNDPFLPPLDQAPLLTTDEETDEMANDIPIETSPRPTLHGPLAPQIPARYQCNELLDRFSVETKSGKFQGIYRLGNAQPYAIEIEGNAYYVRYFDASGDSGNWAIVDPEHPNQFAYSLPVRFSATGKWERTPALRLRGGGQCVGTPCASEIELTSQVISSTPSPGLPLVEPVPSTARPLRLVTTLGDIGELDAAKLKKWAMNLPQDSADMANIVPDHPSDEEQFTLFFSQKRTRLLNEAKEHYSELDWTNLPARPVIPEVSHSMSTDELIDRVFEKTMGLVVGETLDRITSMRFMISNMPAFARHITTLYVGDLLSDFAQMDLNGFYTSGQMSEDLRIYLGSLGTDPDETFNILELVKTAQANDVRVQGLGCAAISKMKVPLTSIEEQMMNAQQMNRIMWGDALLNRPGKWVALIDAQNTNNFRNLPGISELRGGIGLRIEESLPSEVPGVSIDPGVKVARGPFDNGASTRNSFDYLYADLRLQIDAPPVIWTEQAQARLLHRNGMYLVEKSQNGYTLVRRGSTGSIVRTPVNLTQDGQAYIWLQSMPRISGVLFPDIAALSQRLIEIGLKLQSRLPT from the coding sequence ATGAACACTCCCGAACGCCGTTTGCTGCCGAACGCAGCTGACAAGGCCAGCCTCAGGGCAATCGCTACATCACTCGTGCAGGCTTGCCCCAGCCTGCTGGAGGCGGCCCGTGAGATCGCCCTTCAATTGCTGATCGACAAAGGACTGCCGGGCCTTGATCCGGACCGTGTCTATTTCCATCGATTCAGGGCCGCGCAGAGCAGCAACCTGACCTTCACCGGCTGGGAACATCTGCTGGAAAAGCCCTATGAATCGTTGACCCTCACCCAACTGGTAATCCAGCGCTTTCGCGCCACCGATCAGGACAATGCCGATCTGCTGGGGCTGTACTGCGGCTTTTACGCAGACGGGCCGCAGGCCGACAACTTCAATCAGGATAATGAAATTCGACTGCTGGGCAGTGATGTGCTGCAGGCGTTCTGGAATATCGATTTCAGCAGCCGCTACACTCGGCAACTGACCACTTACTGGCAAACCTCGTCGCACCATTTCCGCACACTGGCCAAGTGCAATTTTCTCAGCCTGGCAGTACAGGCGCTGCAACAGGGCCACCTTGACGGTACAGATTTTCAGCGCGTGATCGATTCGGTTATCGGCTCCGTGACCTGGCCTGTCACCCTGCAAATGCTACAAGCCTCGCACCCGGTGGGCGCTCATGTACGCGCGCTGGATCTTGATGGGCACGTCGCCACCCATGCGCTGCGTTTCGTTGAGGACAGTGGTCGGCAAACCCTTTACTTACCCGGCGAAGTGCAACCCTTTCGGCTGATGGAAGATCAAGCGGATCTGCACTGGTGGATGCTTGAACAGATGAATACGGAGGATAAGCGCAAGATCTTCATGAACCGCTTCTCCCTGGCCGACCGCAACCGGATGGGCGAAAAACTCAATGACCTGATGACTCGCCTGGTCAGCACCTGGGGTCATAGCGATCACCGGATGATCAACCACAGCAACGTCACCATCAGCGGTGACGCGTTCACCTGGTTAAGCGATTCGACACGCAACGCCATGTTTGCCGAAGCAGACATGGCGCTGACCTCCAACAGTGATCTGCGCAAAAAACTCTGGATGGGTTACCTCAGTGCCGGTCTCAGGGTATTCGGCCCGATGGCAACCGTAGGATGGCCGCTGGCACTGCCGGTGATTGGCGCCGGGATCGCCAACATGGGGTTGAACATCGATCTGGCGGTCAACGGCAGGACGGCTGTCGAGCGCAAGGCCGGCACCCTTGGCGCGGTGCTCAACGGCATTGAAGTACTGTTCAACGTTCCGTTCCTGATCGGTACCGGCGCGCATCTGGAAGTGGGCCCGCAGGTCGAGTTTGCCGAAGCCGAAGAAATGGCCGGACTGATCGAGTTCACCTCGGGCAACGATCCATTTCTGCCACCGCTGGATCAGGCGCCCTTGCTGACCACTGACGAGGAGACTGACGAGATGGCCAACGACATCCCCATCGAGACATCACCCCGCCCCACGCTGCACGGTCCGCTCGCGCCACAGATTCCTGCCCGCTACCAGTGCAACGAATTGCTTGATCGTTTTTCTGTAGAGACCAAGTCCGGGAAGTTTCAAGGCATTTACCGACTCGGCAACGCTCAGCCCTATGCCATCGAGATCGAAGGCAACGCGTATTACGTGCGGTACTTCGACGCCTCCGGGGACAGTGGCAACTGGGCCATCGTCGATCCGGAACACCCCAACCAGTTCGCGTATTCATTGCCAGTGCGTTTCAGCGCAACCGGCAAATGGGAGCGCACGCCGGCGCTGCGTCTCAGAGGCGGCGGGCAGTGCGTGGGCACGCCATGTGCGTCAGAAATCGAACTGACCTCGCAGGTCATCTCATCAACCCCGTCGCCAGGCCTGCCATTGGTCGAACCGGTGCCATCCACTGCCCGTCCGCTGCGCCTGGTGACCACCCTCGGTGATATTGGAGAGCTGGACGCGGCCAAACTGAAAAAGTGGGCAATGAACCTGCCCCAGGATTCTGCCGATATGGCGAACATCGTCCCAGACCATCCATCTGACGAAGAACAATTCACGCTGTTTTTCAGCCAAAAACGCACACGACTCCTGAACGAAGCCAAAGAGCATTACTCAGAGCTGGACTGGACCAATCTGCCTGCGCGTCCGGTAATACCCGAAGTCAGTCACTCGATGTCGACCGATGAACTCATTGATCGCGTCTTCGAGAAAACGATGGGGCTGGTGGTGGGGGAAACCCTCGATCGCATCACCAGCATGCGATTCATGATCAGCAACATGCCAGCGTTTGCACGACACATCACGACGCTCTACGTGGGTGACCTGCTGAGCGATTTTGCCCAGATGGATCTGAACGGTTTCTACACGAGCGGGCAGATGTCAGAGGATCTGCGGATTTATCTGGGCAGTCTCGGAACCGATCCAGACGAGACGTTCAACATCCTCGAACTGGTCAAGACCGCGCAGGCAAATGACGTACGCGTTCAAGGCCTGGGTTGCGCGGCGATCTCCAAAATGAAAGTGCCGCTCACCTCGATTGAGGAGCAAATGATGAACGCTCAGCAGATGAACAGAATCATGTGGGGCGACGCACTCCTCAATCGACCGGGCAAATGGGTAGCCTTGATCGATGCACAGAACACCAATAACTTCAGAAACCTGCCAGGCATCAGCGAACTCAGAGGCGGTATCGGCTTGCGTATCGAAGAATCCTTACCTTCGGAAGTGCCAGGAGTCAGCATCGACCCGGGAGTCAAGGTGGCTCGCGGGCCCTTCGACAATGGTGCATCGACCCGCAACTCGTTCGACTACCTTTACGCTGACCTGCGTCTGCAAATCGACGCGCCGCCGGTGATATGGACAGAGCAAGCGCAGGCACGCCTGCTCCATCGCAATGGGATGTACCTGGTCGAGAAATCGCAAAACGGTTACACGCTGGTGCGGCGCGGCAGTACAGGCAGCATTGTTCGAACGCCGGTGAACCTGACGCAGGACGGCCAGGCTTATATCTGGCTTCAGTCAATGCCGCGCATCAGTGGCGTATTGTTTCCAGATATCGCAGCGTTATCTCAGCGCCTGATAGAAATAGGCCTGAAACTGCAAAGTCGCTTACCCACCTGA